In Pan paniscus chromosome 1, NHGRI_mPanPan1-v2.0_pri, whole genome shotgun sequence, the DNA window cccagctactcgggaggctgaggtgagagaatctcttgaacctgggagacagaggttgcagtaagccaagatggcgccactgtattccagcctgggtgacagagtgagaccctgtctcaaaaaaaaaaaaaaaaaaaaaaattaaaggatcaCCTTTTTACTGATATCACGTTGTCAGCCCAGGCAAATGTCTCTCCACTTTCTCCACTTAAATCACTGCAGTTCTTATACAACCCTCTCTGCCTATCCCCAAAATATTGAATCCAACAGAGTCAACATACTTTtggatttttctaaaaattgaacAGAGACAGATCAAACCCTATACCCTGAAAGAAACTGCAAGGATACCATCCACACATTTTATATCCCCAAAGCCATTTAACCAAAATAGGACCAAAAGGACAGAAGATATAATTGGCTTATAGAAGAACATTTTGGTTAGCTGCAAAATGTAACACTTCCCACAGAGAGCTCACATAACTTACCCTCTCCAAACAGGCAAGTATTGGTCTATAAGAAAAAGAAGCCAATTATCTACAAGCATATAGGTTAAAAAATGAGTTGCAAAGATTATCCCTATTGTTAcctcatttcttttattatacttttaaaagataaagctTGTATCTCAATAATGAAGAGTGTCCTTACGAAACTCTCCACAGAGtattcaaatgcatttatttgggATCCTGAAATAGTTCTATTCTAGTCCTTAATGGGCTCAAACAAGCTGTACTTGTTTAAGGCCAatggaacttttttctttttaaagtaaaaaacctAGGAACTCTCAACACCTTTTAACCTTCTAGTTTCTAAGAAATTTTTAATATCAATGCACACTTCTAAATGGAATACCACAGACTCATAAAAAGTATTTCAGTAAGCATATTCAATAGtaggaaaaactgaaaatgaaacaaaaaccaatATATTAAAGTATATTGAAGTAAGAGAATTAATAGTACtgcttttattgagcagtttaaACTATAATGAAAAATGCAAAGCCTACAATCCATCCAAGAACAAGAGATGACTTACATTGCAGATAATGAACCTAAAAGTAATGACTCAGTATATTTTGTGCCAATATTAGAAAGCCTTCATATATTCTAAATCTTCGAGCCATACATTATATAACATAGCTTTCCATTTCATACATTTTCATAACACAGAATCAACCAACATACATAATCACTATATCAGTGTTCAAAAACACAAGGCCctatcaagaccagcctgggtaacatagtgagaccctgtctctccaaaaaaaaaaaaaaaaaaaaaattagccaggcatagtggctcacgcctgtggtcccagctattctggaagctgaggtgctgaggtgggaggattgcttgggaccaggagtttgaggctgcagtgagccatgagcacaCCACTGCGCTCCCGCTTGGGTGgcagagcatgaccctgtctcaaacacacacacacacaacacagacacacaggcacacacacacatacatacacacacacacggtccTATTGTCAGATAATGACAGTCTAACCAATGCAAATCTCCTTCAGCATGAATCAAAAATTGATCAAAACTATCAAAGTCAAAACATCACCACTCTCACCATCAATTACTCCATGGTATAAACGGGTCTTCCGGCATAGGAATTTTCTTCAGCTCTACCAATAAAGGAAAGCTCTAAATACACAGAGCATCCCTATTAGGCAGAAAAGGTACCTGCTGGAATCATCATTTCTATAGAACCACAGTGCTGAAATTGACTTGAAGGAAGACGCTTCCCAGCAAGATTGCATTCACTCTTCCAACCTGGGAAGCCAGGGTATTAACAAGAGGCAAGAAATGATTGCCTTGTGCCCTAATAGGAAGCTGGTGGTAAAACGGAAAAGGGAAATAGATTGTTCTCAGCCTGCACTCTTCCCATAGTGCTGACACTAGCTTACTGAAACACATTCTTTCCCCTCCTGCGTACCTAAAACAACCATTTAAATGACACAGAATTTCTTCCCGTATGTGTCCACTCTATCACCAGGTACTACAACAAAGAACCCTTCTGCATGAAGTACAAAAAAAGACTCAACTGAGTAGTGCCTAAGCCTTTTTAAGCATAATTTTGAAACATAATATAGGCTTGATTTTCTCAAGAAAGTATTCCATTCCTCCTGAAAACAATAGGACTGTTTTCAGTCCATTGCAGCTCTAGGGTAACAGATAATAAAGCTTCCAGTGGGTTCCTGGTAGGTTGGAGCCTGGCTGGATCACAGAATAGAGGCAGTAATTTTCCTATCCAATCAACACTTCCAAGTACATCTTTACAAAGGAAGAAGACATAAattcttccctccttctcaccCATAGTGGAGCAGTAGGtatcaaaaggataataaatcTCTAGTGTGGTTAGCATCTTATTATAGCATCCAGAAATAATTGTTACTCATTCCTAGAATTTTGATGTTATGACTACCTTACTTTACTACCATTCCGAACTGACTGAGGtcatattttccatatatttatattttaagataaaaaagcCTTAGAAAGTTTCTACTGTCACTAAAATGATATCTAATAACTATCAAGTCACAGGCagtacatttttgtttcttcctaaTGGTCCCTTAATGCTAACTTTTATTAGCATCAGGTTAGTACTTAGAATACAAAACAGGAATGAACAGAGGAATACAATTTTCTCTATTCCCTTTACCTCTTCTTTCATTACAATAACATTTATATTTGGAAGGTCAGTTGCTGTAATGTCATTACTATTTTAACATTAACCTGCAGAAACAAGAATAGCTATTCTTCTATCAACATAAGTTCTATAAAGTATCATTGATTCAATCACACCTCattgaaaataattaattttgacTGCCCAGAAAGGTTAGCAATTTTCCAGCTTCAATTCAACTAGTTTTAAATGCCAGTAGGAAGCCTGGATACTCAACTTGTCTATATCACTGCCAAAAATGGTGAATGAGCAAGTATTCATCAAGACCTCAGTACAGTCGGTGCTTTTCACATATTGACAGGCACAGAGCAAGGCACGGAAGAGATATCTGTGGACAGATTAGTAGGAGAggagatgatggatggatggaatcaGGTGAACAggcaaggaggaaggaaaggcagAGGGTGGCAAGAAAGAAGACCAGAAGAATCCCTAAATCCAAGAAGCATATATAATATGATCTAGACAGTAAAGTACAGAGAAAGTGAGATGACAGCCAGTAAGGTCTGGCTGGAAAAGATACAAAGaggaaatggaattcaatcaGCACTTTTCAAATGCTAAAGCAAAAGAGACGAATCATGTATTCCAAGAGGGTAAAGCTGCAAGACAAAGGCACAAAGTCGGGAAAATGAAATGCATGTTCATAAAACAGTAAGCAGATTAGTTTGTGTAAAGTAGAGCATTTATGAAGGAGACCGTGGGAAGGTAAAGCTGCAAAGTCAGGGGGTTGCAGCCAGATGCTGTGCAGAGCAGAAACACTGAGGGTGTCAGCTACCGCCTCCTCTTCCCACCCCTTCTTTGGAAAGCAGCACCCTCCCCCAAATCTTACAGCCACACCCCATCATATGCTTTCCTTATCCAACCCCCGCCACAGAATATCTGATAAGTGACAAAATGCTTacaattccagaaaaaaaaaagaaaaaataatacataaacaatttgcaaaaaaaaaaaaaaaaaaaactggggctCAACTAGTATCTGGTCAGTTCATATCCTGCTAAGTTTTGTATACAATTTCAGAGTTGTTTTAACCAATTTGGCTCTGATCACTTTgaacaatgactttttttttaagataataaatCCAGTCAGGAGAGCAAATAGCCCCAGTTAAGTGCCTCTCATGTACCAGGCAGAATTGTAGGGGCTTTATGTAtgctatttcatttcatcttaatAGTATTAGTTTGAAATTATTCTTCTACCTTCATAGATATGAGGAAAAATTACTGGAGACTCACTTAGCTAAACAGCAAAACTAGGATTGCAAATATACCTAGAATAAACGTAGTTAGAATAACTACTGCTACCTTCATCCAACTgtatattttctgtatcttttcagAAGAATCAGAAGGAAAAGCACTAAAAGTACCTGCTCCATTTCAAATACGCATGGCTTATATCCAAACGCCTAAAGCTCTTAAAACTAGGCCCATCCTCAACTCATAAAGCAGTCATTAAAACCCATCACTGAAGCTACTGGTGCACTTGACTTCAATCCAAACCACAGGCCTAAAGAAACCATGAGAAAGGATGTTTCAGACCCATCTAAAATGATTGAAGATCAGTGTTCTGGTCCCCGCTTACATCGCCAAATTCTTCTCTGATATATGGAACCCAGTAAGGCAGTATTTAGGGGAAAGCATAGCATTCATATAAACCCCTTTCCTTTTATAAGACATTTTATACATATCAGGCAGATTCTGACCTTCATTCGTCAGACATTAACTGGACATCTATACTCTGTCAGGGGCTCTGCTGGAAATCAAACTGCTCCTGGCCTTAAAAAAATCCAATGTAGCAATTTACCAAGCCGTATGAGAAAATCTGTACTCCTAGAAAATCAAGATAGGcctcctagcacttggggaggccaaggcggatggaacacctgaggtcaggagttcaagaccagcctggcctacatggtgaaaccctgtctctactaaaaatacaaaaattagctgggtgtggtcatgggcgcctataatcccagctacttaggaagctgaggcaggagaattgcttgaacccagtgggcggaggttgcagtgagccaagatcacgccacttcattccagccttggcgacaagagtgaaatctgtctcaaaaaaaaaaaaaaaaaaaaattcaagataaccTTTAGAAAGGCCAAAATCAGAGTTGCACAATCCAAGTTCTAGAGCCTATGCACTTTGTTAATTAGCTAGTCCTCCAAAAGCTCAATGATCTACTTGGTTTCATCTTATACATATTAACAACAGATTTGGTTTTTTAAGGACATATCCTGGATGGGCCACTTACTAGCTTAATGCCCTTAGACAAGAAGTTACTTTACTGTCTGAGCCTGGGTTTTTTCATTCGAAAAATGAGGATAAACAGCTACACCTCAAGACTGTTGTTAAGGATTACAGATAGTTATGTAATGCACCAACAGAGTCTGGCACTTAGAAGTACAATAAGTGTAACCAATATCATAATTACAGGAACTGTATGCCAATTGCAAATTGATCAGAAAAGTCAAATTACAAAAACATTGAGGGACAGGAGCAAAGAGACTAAAGGCAGctatagccgggcgcggtggctcacgcctgtaatcccagcactttgggcggccgaggcgggcggatcatgaggtcaggagatcaagaccatcctggctaacacagtgaaaccccgtctgtactaaaaatacaaaaaattagctgggcatggtggtgggcgcctgtagtcccagctactcgggaggctgaggcaggagaatggcgtgaactcaggaggcggagcttgcagtgagcagaagtcgtgccactgcactccagcctgggcaacagagcgagactctgtctcaaaaaaaaaaaaaaaaggcagctatAACAATAAATCGCTGGCAGCAAGAAAACAATCAAGAAACTACACAGACACAAAAACTCAGAAACTACAGACTGAAGCCAACAGCCCACACACTTCAATAGCTGTTGAGGACATCACTAATGTTTTTATAAGATGTAACAATGATGTGCCTGAAGATGACATTAAGCCCTTTAAAACAGATTAAACTTTTATTccatgtgtttaaaaaaaaagataagcacaTAATTGACTTAGGAAAGATTCCTATCAAAAGCGATTTAGCATCACAAATTTAACACGTTGGATATCTAAACTTTAATTAACTGCAAAACTCCAGTACCAAGCTTCTGTTATACTTAATATGTAAAGGAACCTCCCGAATTTCAGACGCCATTTTTTCTACTAAACACTGAAAAAGATGTATTTCAAACACATTAATTATGAAATACTTAAATGCAATGGCCTAAGGCATCATCAGTTTCTTAATAGCTAAAACAAGATAAAGTTTGGTCTCCCTCATTGCTAAATGTTTTTAGATCTACCAAAGAGACACAGACATGTGCCATAGAAATCCCTTTTCACTTGTATTTTCTCCCTACATTTGGAAGGCGGTAAAAAGCGAAAAACATCTGTTTCTTCCTGTAATGCTGACAACCCTCATTctatggtttaaaaataaaagatgcttatGGAAGCTTATAGATATAATGATCACCTGCTTCAAAGGCAGCTGGCAATTAATTGATCCAAATACATGCAAAATTAAGGCCAAAAAGAAATTTCCCTAAGGACAATGCCAGTGTTCCCCAAGCCTCTGGTAATTTCCAAGACACCCATAAAAAAATAGCAGAGGAGAGTAAAGAAGCAAACGTAGTGGCAGATGACATGAAGAGTTGACAGCTGAGACACAAGGGCCTGTGTCAATCTGGATTCATTTGACCACCATAAGAACAGTTTCCATGAGAGCCGCTTAGAGAAAATCTGGTTCACTCTGGCCAGCAATCACCCTTCATCCAGCTCAAGGAAGGCCAGATGTTCAACCATTAATGAAGGACACCTTATTAAAAACAGGAACTGGAAAATCTAATTAAAGAAAGGCCCTAAATCTGATCACATTTTTTATAAACAGTTTTTACTCTCTATATGGCCTTAAAACATTGTATAtccaaacagaaataataatgacATTAGACTTGATTCATTGACTCAGTTTCTATTTCTGGATCTGCCTCTGAATGAATCAcagtgtgaccttgagaaagttatTTCACCTCTTTCTCTATCTACATTTCCCCACCAGTTACAAAGTTAGGTAAAACCTACTGATCCTCTTTTCCTGAACAATGCTGAGTGAATGACATAAACACATGGAAGCTgctacacaaaaatatatttgctgattACCAACCAGCTGTATCCAACCATCAAATACAAAATAggtgatgtccttataaaaatgaCTAGCTCTGCAATTTTACTttgcacaatttaaaaaacaaatcacctGGAGAGGTCAACAAAACCCAGGTGGTTCCTATACAGGACTCTTTTAAGAGTCCCAAATTTCAAATTTGGGAATACTTAgcaaattaaactaaaatgcaAGTTCCAAGAAGAcacttgtttttttaaaggaaaacaaacattcaACCTATTTAGGGTCTTGCGATCTTCCAGGACTCTGTTCAATCCTCCTCTCTCAagtcctcttccctctccccttgcCACCAAGCAGATAAGCCACTGCATCCGTGATGTTCCCAGCAGTGATTTGCATGTCtatatctatacagatatttctgtgcACTGCACTTATTTCATGTCTCCTCCTCACTAGTCAGCGAGCCTTAGAAAGGCAAAATCATGATTTAATGGTCTATGTATCACCTACATCTAGAATACTGCCTAGCAAAGTGTGCTACCATTTAGAATACTGCCTAGCACAATGTGGCTgctcaatgtgtgtgtgtgtgtgtgtgtgtgtgtatgcacatatatgcttacaaatgtatatacatatatatatttgctaaatgaatgaaataaataaatttccaaaGTCTTATGCTAGTAGGAATAGCTATCATTAATATTAATGATTGATAATCATTATGGtgaattattttcacttttcaaaaACTATATACGTGAATGTCACttagataaagagaaaatatgtgaTTTCTTACCAACAttaaattcacaaaaattaatgcaaaaacttTCCAATCTTCTTCTATCAAAAgtgatctttcttttttgttcgttttgcattttgtttttgtttttttacaattTATCTAGTGGGTATAAAACTACAAACATTCTTTTTAACAATCTACACAATAAAGATAaggtggaaaagaagaaaaataaagagtatgTGAAATGAACGGAAGAAGCTACTTTTAAGGGTAAGACCCTATAAGGGCAAAATAAAAGGTGGCCCacagatgaaaattaaaatgtggtCAATAAAAGTAGCTACCCCAATATTACCAGCATTTAGTCAACTAAGAAGTCGCTGTCTGTGCCGAGAAATTTCATCTAAGCAATGTTTTACAgataatgtatttattaaaataacataagattttaaaattttcagattgcatttgaaatgtttaatccttcaaatatttatcataaacCTATCGGTAGTCAtgtaacttttcatatttttcgaTTCATTAAATTCCAACACtctatttcatttaataattaaGAATAGAGGTTAGGTAAACATGTTGGGCTCTTAAGGTAAGGCCTTGGGCCCTGTAAGCCTGTAAGCTAGGATAAACTCACTGGACTGCTTGACACTGACCACAGCAAACACACTCTGGCTGTGCTTTCTGCTGCCCTGGGTATGAGTCTATAACATATGCTAGGGAGGGGAGGTACCAGTCGGACTAGACGTGCTTTTGACCTTCCCACCTTCACTGTCTCCAAACTACAGGCTGTTCTGGGCTGGACCATGAAACTGAATGAAAATTATCCctactattctatttatttattaattttctaataGCATGTATCGGATTTTCTTGCAGCAGCAAACAGCAGTGAGTGACCGCTTAACTTCACTAAGCAGCGGAACCCAGACTGCTGCAAGATAGAAACTACATATCACATACATACCAAACGTGGGCAAATACACACAGCTATGAGAGCGGTCAGAGACTGCCTTTGGATCGTACCGGAATAAATGATTTGTGCCTCCAAAACCGACTCTTGCGAAAGAAccatgaacaattttttttctttttaatgctgtggtgatgaaaaatgaaagagaagaatgaTGGTTTAGCTAACGAGACGAAAAAGGAGTTTATCTCCCTGGCGTGACCCGAAACTTTGTGAATAGCAGGTATTTTGGTGAAATGGGCAGAGCGACTTAGGACAGACACAACTAAGTTGTTCCCTTTAAGATCTTGTAAGAACACAGAAAACCAACAAGTATGTCCAAGTCATTTCACCGTGGGGGGTGAGCTCGCTGGGCGGAAAAGGATTCCCTACGGAGAAGAGATGTGCCACTACCAGGTCACCGCCTTCCAGAGCCCAGGGAGGGCGGGTGGCAGGGGAAGGCCCTGACTGACAGGCGACTTGAGACCCGGAGGCCAGCAGCAGGGCGCGCTCACCTGTGAACACGTTCTGGAAGCCATCCGCAGCCGCGGGCGCCCCAGACGCCTTGGCGGCCAGTGCTGGGGACACCCCACCGCCGCTGTCACTGGCCACTCCGCGCTCCAGCAGGTGCGCGGAGCCTCCCGCCCGGGGCGTGCGGGCGCCTAGCTCCTCCGTCCAGTCAGCCGAGCGGCTCAGGCCGGCCGCAAGGCCGCCGTCGGCCCGGTGCTTCTTGGCCGGGGCGGCTACGGAGGCCAGGGCAGTTCTGGACCCTCGGCTCAGGGAGGGTTCCGGCCGCCTCTTGATCCTGGGGCTCTGATTAGGGGATTGAGACGGGGAGTGATTGGGCGAGCTGAGCTGCCGGGTGGTGGTCTTGATGTAGCAGGGGGTGATGAGCGGGTAGGGCTTGAAACAGCGCTGGCTAGGCGCGGGGCTGCCGGGCAGGGAAGCGGCCGCGGGGGCGTCAGGTCCTTGCGCCTCCTCCTCCGGCTCTTCCTCCAGCCTCTGCGGGGCGTCCTCTCCCACCTCCGGGGCCCACTCCTCCCCCGGAGAGCCCCGGGGCGCATCCTCAAAAGCAtcctcctcaccctcctcatCCGTGTCCCCAGCCCCTCGCACGGGGGCTCCGGCCGCTTCCTCCCCCGGCCCGGCCTCGGGAAATGGGAAAGCCGTGGAGGAGGGCGAGTCTTTGGCCGCGGGTTGCGCTGCCGGGAGACTGGGCGCCTCGGAGACCGGGAGGCCGCCGGGGGACGGCGGTTGCTGGGGCTCCCGGGGCTCGGCGGCCAGGCTCTCGGGCAGGTCGGAGAGCGCGGACAGCGCCTGCTCGGTGTCCGGACTGCCCGGGGCCTCCCCAGCCCCGCCGCTCGGCCCCAGCAGGAACCGGTCCAGGCCCAGGAAGGCCCCGGGCTGAGGGGAGATGGCAGTGGGGGGCGCTGCAGGCTCCTCGGCGCcctggagctgctgctgctgctgctgttgctggagctggagctggagctgctgctgctgctgctgctgctgcaggcgGATCGCCTGCTGGATGTCTGAAAGCAAATCCTCTTGCTCCGTAGCCGAATGGAAGCTATAGATGTCCGTGTCCGAGCCCGAGCTGGTCCTTTGTCCATCCTGCGCCCCTGCTGCAGTTTCCACATCCTCGGCGATCGGCCGGCCCCCGACCCTAGCCTCGGCAGGCCCAGGACCCCCTGGACGGGTCACCTCAAAAGGGTCCGCACACTCGGTATCCGACAGGCCGGCCTCGTCCGCCGAGAGGCTGAGGTCCGGAGTCTTGGTGAGCAGGGAGTGAGCGCTGTCCAGCTCCCCGGTCTGCAGGGCCTGGGAATCCAGTACATCTTCGCGGGAGCCGCCGGCGCCTTTCCCCTTGGACAGATTCTTCCTGATCCGCAGGTTGGAAAACACCGAGGCTCTGGAGTCCGACTTGCTCTTCTTCTTGCCCGactccccgccgccgccgccccctccCCCCTTGCCGTGCTTGCCTAGCGCCTTCTTGCCCCCGCTCCCCTTCTTTGTGGCTTCCACATCCCTGGGCCCCAGTGCATCCTCGGCGCCACCGCCGCCTTCGTGCAAAGCATCACCTGCGCTCCTCTTCAGCTTCCCATCCTGGTTCCCCATGGTGCAATCCCGCTGCTGCGCCGCCGCGCCGCGGGCACTCAGGCCATCCCGGCCCTCCTCGGCCCCAGGTCCGGGCCGAGGGAGTCTCCCGGGAGAGTCAGGCGGCGGCGGGGGGAGCCGCTGGGAGGGGAGGCCGACGCGCGCCCGGCTGGCCCCGCTCGCATCTGCCGCCGCTTTGCATAATGCGCGGCGGCTCCCGTGGCTGCCGTCGctgcggctgcggctgcggctaGGGGCCGGCGGGGCGCGAACATGCTCAGTGCAGAGCGCGGCGCCCACCAATGGCTGCGCAGAACGCAGCTCGGG includes these proteins:
- the FMN2 gene encoding formin-2 isoform X4; amino-acid sequence: MHSIRTVEIKVPEIEETFFAPRFSEEPRGGRGGGGGGRGARPELRSAQPLVGAALCTEHVRAPPAPSRSRSRSDGSHGSRRALCKAAADASGASRARVGLPSQRLPPPPPDSPGRLPRPGPGAEEGRDGLSARGAAAQQRDCTMGNQDGKLKRSAGDALHEGGGGAEDALGPRDVEATKKGSGGKKALGKHGKGGGGGGGGESGKKKSKSDSRASVFSNLRIRKNLSKGKGAGGSREDVLDSQALQTGELDSAHSLLTKTPDLSLSADEAGLSDTECADPFEVTRPGGPGPAEARVGGRPIAEDVETAAGAQDGQRTSSGSDTDIYSFHSATEQEDLLSDIQQAIRLQQQQQQQQLQLQLQQQQQQQQLQGAEEPAAPPTAISPQPGAFLGLDRFLLGPSGGAGEAPGSPDTEQALSALSDLPESLAAEPREPQQPPSPGGLPVSEAPSLPAAQPAAKDSPSSTAFPFPEAGPGEEAAGAPVRGAGDTDEEGEEDAFEDAPRGSPGEEWAPEVGEDAPQRLEEEPEEEAQGPDAPAAASLPGSPAPSQRCFKPYPLITPCYIKTTTRQLSSPNHSPSQSPNQSPRIKRRPEPSLSRGSRTALASVAAPAKKHRADGGLAAGLSRSADWTEELGARTPRAGGSAHLLERGVASDSGGGVSPALAAKASGAPAAADGFQNVFTGRTLLEKLFSQQENGPPEEAEKFCSRIIAMGLLLPFSDCFREPCNQNAQTNAASFDQDQLYTWAAVSQPTHSLDYSEGQFPRRVPTMGPPSKPPDEEHRLEDAETESQSAVSETPQKRSDAVQKVVKLLSNKRSQAVGILMSSLHLDMKDIQHAVVNLDNSVVDLETLQALYENRAQSDELEKIEKHGRSSKDKENAKSLDKPEQFLYELSLIPNFSERVFCILFQSTFSESICSIRRKLELLQKLCETLKNGPGVMQVLGLVLAFGNYMNGGNKTRGQADGFGLDILPKLKDVKSSDNSRSLLSYIVSYYLRNFDEDAGKEQCLFPLPEPQDLFQASQMKFEDFQKDLRKLKKDLKACEVEAGKVYQVSSKEHMQPFKENMEQFIIQAKIDQEAEENSLTETHKCFLETTAYFFMKPKLGEKEVSPNAFFSIWHEFSSDFKDFWKKENKLLLQERVKEAEEVCRQKKGKSLYKIKPRHDSGIKAKISMKT
- the FMN2 gene encoding formin-2 isoform X6; this translates as MHSIRTVEIKVPEIEETFFAPRFSEEPRGGRGGGGGGRGARPELRSAQPLVGAALCTEHVRAPPAPSRSRSRSDGSHGSRRALCKAAADASGASRARVGLPSQRLPPPPPDSPGRLPRPGPGAEEGRDGLSARGAAAQQRDCTMGNQDGKLKRSAGDALHEGGGGAEDALGPRDVEATKKGSGGKKALGKHGKGGGGGGGGESGKKKSKSDSRASVFSNLRIRKNLSKGKGAGGSREDVLDSQALQTGELDSAHSLLTKTPDLSLSADEAGLSDTECADPFEVTRPGGPGPAEARVGGRPIAEDVETAAGAQDGQRTSSGSDTDIYSFHSATEQEDLLSDIQQAIRLQQQQQQQQLQLQLQQQQQQQQLQGAEEPAAPPTAISPQPGAFLGLDRFLLGPSGGAGEAPGSPDTEQALSALSDLPESLAAEPREPQQPPSPGGLPVSEAPSLPAAQPAAKDSPSSTAFPFPEAGPGEEAAGAPVRGAGDTDEEGEEDAFEDAPRGSPGEEWAPEVGEDAPQRLEEEPEEEAQGPDAPAAASLPGSPAPSQRCFKPYPLITPCYIKTTTRQLSSPNHSPSQSPNQSPRIKRRPEPSLSRGSRTALASVAAPAKKHRADGGLAAGLSRSADWTEELGARTPRAGGSAHLLERGVASDSGGGVSPALAAKASGAPAAADGFQNVFTGRTLLEKLFSQQENGPPEEAEKFCSRIIAMGLLLPFSDCFREPCNQNAQTNAASFDQDQLYTWAAVSQPTHSLDYSEGQFPRRVPTMGPPSKPPDEEHRLEDAETESQSAVSETPQKRSDAVQKRAQSDELEKIEKHGRSSKDKENAKSLDKPEQFLYELSLIPNFSERVFCILFQSTFSESICSIRRKLELLQKLCETLKNGPGVMQVLGLVLAFGNYMNGGNKTRGQADGFGLDILPKLKDVKSSDNSRSLLSYIVSYYLRNFDEDAGKEQCLFPLPEPQDLFQASQMKFEDFQKDLRKLKKDLKACEVEAGKVYQVSSKEHMQPFKENMEQFIIQAKIDQEAEENSLTETHKCFLETTAYFFMKPKLGEKEVSPNAFFSIWHEFSSDFKDFWKKENKLLLQERVKEAEEVCRQKKGKSLYKIKPRHDSGIKAKISMKT
- the FMN2 gene encoding formin-2 isoform X5, yielding MHSIRTVEIKVPEIEETFFAPRFSEEPRGGRGGGGGGRGARPELRSAQPLVGAALCTEHVRAPPAPSRSRSRSDGSHGSRRALCKAAADASGASRARVGLPSQRLPPPPPDSPGRLPRPGPGAEEGRDGLSARGAAAQQRDCTMGNQDGKLKRSAGDALHEGGGGAEDALGPRDVEATKKGSGGKKALGKHGKGGGGGGGGESGKKKSKSDSRASVFSNLRIRKNLSKGKGAGGSREDVLDSQALQTGELDSAHSLLTKTPDLSLSADEAGLSDTECADPFEVTRPGGPGPAEARVGGRPIAEDVETAAGAQDGQRTSSGSDTDIYSFHSATEQEDLLSDIQQAIRLQQQQQQQQLQLQLQQQQQQQQLQGAEEPAAPPTAISPQPGAFLGLDRFLLGPSGGAGEAPGSPDTEQALSALSDLPESLAAEPREPQQPPSPGGLPVSEAPSLPAAQPAAKDSPSSTAFPFPEAGPGEEAAGAPVRGAGDTDEEGEEDAFEDAPRGSPGEEWAPEVGEDAPQRLEEEPEEEAQGPDAPAAASLPGSPAPSQRCFKPYPLITPCYIKTTTRQLSSPNHSPSQSPNQSPRIKRRPEPSLSRGSRTALASVAAPAKKHRADGGLAAGLSRSADWTEELGARTPRAGGSAHLLERGVASDSGGGVSPALAAKASGAPAAADGFQNVFTGRTLLEKLFSQQENGPPEEAEKFCSRIIAMGLLLPFSDCFREPCNQNAQTNAASFDQDQLYTWAAVSQPTHSLDYSEGQFPRRVPTMGPPSKPPDEEHRLEDAETESQSAVSETPQKRSDAVQKVVKLLSNKRSQAVGILMSSLHLDMKDIQHAVVNLDNSVVDLETLQALYENRAQSDELEKIEKHGRSSKDKENAKSLDKPEQFLYELSLIPNFSERVFCILFQSTFSESICSIRRKLELLQKLCETLKNGPGVMQVLGLVLAFGNYMNGGNKTRGQADGFGLDILPKLKDVKSSDNSRSLLSYIVSYYLRNFDEDAGKEQCLFPLPEPQDLFQASQMKFEDFQKDLRKLKKDLKAKIDQEAEENSLTETHKCFLETTAYFFMKPKLGEKEVSPNAFFSIWHEFSSDFKDFWKKENKLLLQERVKEAEEVCRQKKGKSLYKIKPRHDSGIKAKISMKT